TCAAGGGTCGCCCCGGAGGCGGATCGTCCTGTTCCGGCTACCGTGCAGTTATGACTACCGACGATCTGCCTCAGGCCCTCGCCCATGAGTACGCCGCCATCGAGCAGGTAGTTGCGGTCGTCCAGGGCGGTTCGCGCACTACAGGCACGCAGGACGCGCGGTCGGACATCGACTTGTACGTGTACAGCCGCGAGCCCGTCCCTCTCCCAGCCCGGCGGGCAATCGCCCGGCAGTACGCCCGGCGGTGGGAAGTGGGGAACACCTTCACCGAGGAGGGTGACGTGCTGATCGAGCGGACGACGGGAACGGAGATTGACGTCATGTTCCGGCCGATCGCCTCCTTCGAGGCCCACCTTCACTACCTGTTCGACCACCATGAGGCGCGGATGGGCAACTCGACCACTGTGTGGCGCAACATTCGGACGTCCCGCATCCTGTCCGACCCCGAGGGCTGGTTCGCTCGCTTGCAAGGGCAGGCCGCCCGTGACTACCCGGACGACCTCGCCCGCGCCATCATCGCGCTGAACATACCCCTGCTGTCGGGCAGCATCTTCAGCTTCTCCTCGCAGGTGATCCTCGGGGTGCACCGCCGCGACATCGTGATCGTGAACGGAGTTCTGGCCAGGCTGCTGGACAGCTATTTCGACGTGCTTTACGCCCTGAATCGGACTCACCACCCCGGCAACAAGCGCCTGCTGACCCTGGCCGCCGGGCTGCCGCTGGTGCCGGCGGGTTTTGTAGAGGGCGTTGAACGCCTCCTATCGTTTACCCTGGCCACGCTGGACGAGGTGCCACGGCATCTCGACGCGGTGATTGAGCCACTGCTGCAACTAATAAAAGCCCAGGGGCAACTACCCGAACCGTGGGGCGAGGGCCAGCTGGAGTGAAGCTATGTGAGAGCATTTGTCCGAATTACAGCCGTAGACAAAGCAACCTGACGCATCCATTCTCTGCTCCGCAGCTTTGCAAGTCCCAGATACTCGGCCCAATTCACTCGCTCCGCTCGGTCATCAAGGACAAATACTCTGGGGAAGTTGAATCCAGTCTCAGCTGATCAGTGGCTCCACAGGGGCTTTCTGGACAGACCCCGCGACCTCGCCCAGCGTCATGAAAAGGGTGTTCAGCGATTCGGACAGCGTGGGGTGAGAGATCATGGCGTCCCGCAGGGCCGTGAAGGGCAGACGGCCCAGCATCGCCATCTGAAGGGCCGCCGTCACCTCGCCCCCCTCCGGCCCGAGGATCGCGGCGCCCAGAATCTGCCCGCTGGCGCGGTCAATGACAGCCTTCATCATCCCGGCGGTGCGCCCGGTCTCGATGGCGCGGGCCACGCTGGACATGGGCAGGCTGGCCACCAGCACGTCGTGCCCCTGGTGCCGGGCCTCGCGCTCGCTCAGGCCGATGCGCCCGAGCTGCGGATCGGTAAACAGGGTGTAGGTCGTGGTTCGCGCGGAAACTGGCCGCGCCTGGCCGCGCAGCAG
The sequence above is drawn from the Deinococcus koreensis genome and encodes:
- a CDS encoding DUF4037 domain-containing protein produces the protein MTTDDLPQALAHEYAAIEQVVAVVQGGSRTTGTQDARSDIDLYVYSREPVPLPARRAIARQYARRWEVGNTFTEEGDVLIERTTGTEIDVMFRPIASFEAHLHYLFDHHEARMGNSTTVWRNIRTSRILSDPEGWFARLQGQAARDYPDDLARAIIALNIPLLSGSIFSFSSQVILGVHRRDIVIVNGVLARLLDSYFDVLYALNRTHHPGNKRLLTLAAGLPLVPAGFVEGVERLLSFTLATLDEVPRHLDAVIEPLLQLIKAQGQLPEPWGEGQLE